CCCGCCCGAGGCTCACCTCCGCTGACCAGGCGCCTCGTGCGTGAACGAGTGGACCTTGAGGACGCATCGCTTGTGGTGGGAAGTTTCGGCCAGGAGCTGCATAATTCGCCCGGAGTCCTGCAGGAGAAagagcctgggggcggggggagggagggtgcccCAGGTGAGAGCCGGGCTTGGACCCTCGCACCCCATCCTCCCGCCTCCGGGGCTCGGCGCTCACCTCACGGCCCCGTCGCTGCAAGCCGCGGCTACGAGAGGACCCATGCCAGGCTTGTCAACTTCACAGATGGCCAGGGACATGTACCTGGAGGGGGGGTGTggagtggggggaaagggggtaaCGGCCGTGGGACGCGCGGGGCctggccccccaccctcccagcccGCGGGGAGGGGCGAGCCCGAGGAAGCACGCCGTACCTGGTCTCGGGGGTCCACCTTGAtctggcggtggcggtggcgctGCCGGTCCCAGTACTCGTCCAGCCGGTGGGAGGAGAGGTGCATGACGTGGCAGGCCAGGCGGCTCGGGGCGCTGGGGTCCGGGGTGACCATGATGCTGAAGCAGTGCATCTCCGCGCGGCCCCCCGCCGACACCACGTGGGCGGtgaggccgggccgggggccgctCGGGGCCGCCGGGGCTGCCCAGGCCCCACACGGCCAGGGCGCGCACCGAGGAGATGTGGTTGCAGACGGAGGTGAGCGCGTGCGCGGAGCCGGTGGTGGTGGGCAGCGCCAGGACGCACACGGTGGTGTCCTCGCTGCAGGTGAGCACGATGTCGATGAGGCCGGGCCCCTCGCTGCCGGGCTCCGCGTCGTCGGGCGGCTCGCGGCCCGGCACCTCGAACTCGGGCCCCAGCGTGACGGTGCCCACGCGCCGCACGCCCGTGACGGCGCGGCCGTGCAGGCCCTCGCGCAGGATCACGTGCGGCCGCGTGCAGCCGCCCAGCGCGCGGTAGAGCATGGCGTCCCCGTCCTTGAGGAAGGCGAAGGCCATGGCCGCCTCGGTGTCGGAGAAGGCCCACGAGCGGTGGCCGCCGCCGCAGCGGACGCTGTGCAGCTTCTCGTGCGAGCGCGGGCTCCACACCACGAACTCGTTGGCGTGGAAGCCCAGCAGCACCATGCTGCCGTCGGCCACCACGCGCAGCCCGGCCACCCAGTTCATGCCCCGGCACGCCTTCTGCCGCAGCACGGGCTGCAGCCGGCCGCCGTGCACGAACAGCTGGTAGTAGGCGCCGTCGCGGCCCGTGGAGTAGACGTAGCCGCCGTGGCAGGTGACGGAGGTGACGCCCTGCTTGCCGTGCAGCCCGTGCAGCGAGGACACGGGGCCgtgcgcggcgggcggggcgggcgccgccTTCCCGGGCcccggccggggcggcggcggctcggCGGGGCCGCGCGGGGAAGAGCAGCACGGAGCCGCGGCGGTCCCCGCACACCAGCAGGTCCCCCGGCGGCAGGAAGGCGCTGCACGTGAGCCAGCGCTGCTTGCTCGGGGGCAGCTGGTAGCGGCAGCGCTCGCGCACCGAGATGGCCCGGCCCGAGGGCGCGGCGGCGATCTCCAGGCAGGCCACGGCGCCGCCGGGCCCGGacgccagcagcagcagctcctcgAAGCCGCGCAGCGCCCAGCTCAGGCTGAGCACCTTCCCGCCGAACAGCGCGCGCTCCACGGCGGCCGCGGGCGTGTTGACCGGCACCACCTTGACGCGGCCCTCCGCGTTGGCCAGCGCGCACAGCCCGAAGCCCTCGGGCCCCGGCGCCGCCTCCAGCAGGCAGTACGACTGGAAGCGCGCGTCCTCCAGCAGCCGCTCCCAGCTCTTGGCCTCCAGGTCGTAGAGGTAGAGCGCGCCCTTGTCGGTCACCGCCAGCACCCGCCAGGAGCCCGCCAGGGTGACGGCCTTGAGGGCGCCCGGCCGGCTCGGGGACTTGAACCCCAGCGCCGAGACGCCCAGGCCCGGGTAGCCGCGCCCCACCAGGTGCCAGAGGCGGATGCCCGAGTCGTCGCCGCCCGTGATCACCCAGGCCTGCCGCTCGTGGGCGGCCAGGGCGCGGATCCCGCGGCCCTGGTGGCCCCGGAAGGCCTGCAGGATCTCCCCCTCGTGGCTCCACACGAGGCACACGCAGTCCTCCCCCGCGCTGATGAGGTAGTTCTCCAGCAGCCTCACCTGCCACACGCGCGCGCTGTGCCCGAAGCAGTGGCCGATGTTCTGCACGCGCCCGCCGGGCACCCGCAGGTCGCCCACCTTCCAGAGGCGGACGCTGCGGTCCTCCGAGGCCGTGGCCAGCAGGCCCTTGCTGGGCAGGTAGGACATACTGAAGATCACGCCCACGTGCCCGCTGACCCGCCGGTCGGGCGCCACCGGCTTGCCGTCGGTCAGGGCGGTGGCCGGGTACCACACCAGGAGCTGGTTGGACACGGCGCCCGCCACGATGGCCAGCTCCTTCCAGGTGTCCCCGACCAGGCAGGCCGAGGACAGCGTGCACCTGTCGGTGCAGGGGACATCCTGCAGCATGCATCCTATCACGGGGTCATAGAGCACCACCGAGTTGTGGCCCAGCGCCAGGGCCACGTTGCCCTCGAGCCAGCGGACATCCCAGATCCAGTCGGACATGTTCCACAGGCCGGAGCGCCAGAGCTCCCGGAAACGGCCCTCACCCCAGCTCAGTTTCACAATGCGGAGCCCCTTGCTCCCAAACACGGCGATCATGGCCTCCGAGTCGGTGTCTCCTTTGGGCTCGGGCCGCACGCGGAAGCCGTGGATCAGATAGTGGCCCAGCAGGTTCTGCACTCGCTTCATCATCCGCAGATGCCCGCCGAAGTCCAAGCTGTACACCAGGACGTCGGGCCCCTCGCCTAGACAGAGGCCCAGAGCCCCGTCAGAACCACTCACCCCACCGAGGACTCCTCagagcagggggggggggcccggggaaCAGTCTCAGCCTGTGCCCCAAGAATCCAGCAAGGCTCTAAATCCCCGCCAAGCCTTGATAAATCCCGGAGCTTAGCTTCAGCTCCCCTCATCAATCCTGTTTTTATATCTTTTTGACACCATCTTGCTAtccctggctagccttgagctctccCATCTTTCTACCTCCACCACTCAAGAATGGagatctcggggctggggatatagcctagtggcaagagtgcctgccttggatacacgaggccctaggttcgattccccagcaccacatatacagaaaacggccagaagcggcgctgtggctcaagtggcagagtgctagccttgagcgggaagaagccagggacagtgctcaggccctgagtccaaggcccaggactggcaaaaaaaaaaaaaaaaaaaaagaatggagatcTCTTCAGTCGCTCTCTGGGGGCATTTCTTTTGCTAATATTGGGGCTTAAAATTAGGACCTTGTGTAGCTTAGagatgagtgcttgcctagcatgcatgaagccctgggttcaattcctcagcaccacagacacagaaaaagccagaagtggtgctgtggctcaagtggtagagtgctagaattgagcaaaaagaagccagggacagcgcccaggccctgagtccaagccccaggactggcaacataaataaataagtaaatcacAACTTATTGCCTA
Above is a genomic segment from Perognathus longimembris pacificus isolate PPM17 chromosome 26, ASM2315922v1, whole genome shotgun sequence containing:
- the Wdr6 gene encoding LOW QUALITY PROTEIN: WD repeat-containing protein 6 (The sequence of the model RefSeq protein was modified relative to this genomic sequence to represent the inferred CDS: inserted 2 bases in 1 codon; deleted 1 base in 1 codon), translated to MDALEDCVWPRATSELILLPVTGLECVGDRLLAGEGPDVLVYSLDFGGHLRMMKRVQNLLGHYLIHGFRVRPEPKGDTDSEAMIAVFGSKGLRIVKLSWGEGRFRELWRSGLWNMSDWIWDVRWLEGNVALALGHNSVVLYDPVIGCMLQDVPCTDRCTLSSACLVGDTWKELAIVAGAVSNQLLVWYPATALTDGKPVAPDRRVSGHVGVIFSMSYLPSKGLLATASEDRSVRLWKVGDLRVPGGRVQNIGHCFGHSARVWQVRLLENYLISAGEDCVCLVWSHEGEILQAFRGHQGRGIRALAAHERQAWVITGGDDSGIRLWHLVGRGYPGLGVSALGFKSPSRPGALKAVTLAGSWRVLAVTDKGALYLYDLEAKSWERLLEDARFQSYCLLEAAPGPEGFGLCALANAEGRVKVVPVNTPAAAVERALFGGKVLSLSWALRGFEELLLLASGPGGAVACLEIAAAPSGRAISVRERCRYQLPPSKQRWLTCSAFLPPGDLLVCGDRRGSVLLFPARPRRAAAAPAGAREGGARPAXAAHGPVSSLHGLHGKQGVTSVTCHGGYVYSTGRDGAYYQLFVHGGRLQPVLRQKACRGMNWVAGLRVVADGSMVLLGFHANEFVVWSPRSHEKLHSVRCGGGHRSWAFSDTEAAMAFAFLKDGDAMLYRALGGCTRPHVILREGLHGRAVTGVRRVGTVTLGPEFEVPGREPPDDAEPGSEGPGLIDIVLTCSEDTTVCVLALPTTTGSAHALTSVCNHISSVRALAVWGLGSPGGPEGPRPGLTAHVVSAGGRAEMHCFSIMVTPDPSAPSRLACHVMHLSSHRLDEYWDRQRHRHRQIKVDPRDQVRYMSLAICEVDKPGMGPLVAAACSDGAVRLFLLQDSGRIMQLLAETSHHKRCVLKVHSFTHEAPGQRRRLLLCSAATDGALAFWDLTTVLEPEGQPALPYDLGSPRLTVQAHSSGVNSLHTLPTPDGRHLVASGSEDGSLHVFTLAVERPEPGEEEGEAEPAPRLRVLEEHSVPCAHAAHVTGLRLLSPSLLVSASIDQRLTFWRLGPGAPAFLHSAVYHVPDVADMDCWAVSPEFGHRCALGGQGLEVYNWYD